A single region of the Erythrobacter sp. HL-111 genome encodes:
- a CDS encoding VOC family protein, whose amino-acid sequence MGERRGPRITGLGGIFYVVKDPAATREWYREVLGIDGPHGPQFAWEAEPMAHPYSLISHFEDDTYIKPGKHGFMINLRVHDLDGFVKRLKKAKVKILDRADEGYGKFAWILDPDGVKIELWEQVADELP is encoded by the coding sequence ATGGGCGAACGAAGAGGGCCGCGGATCACGGGGCTCGGCGGGATCTTCTATGTCGTGAAGGACCCTGCCGCGACGCGCGAATGGTACCGCGAAGTGCTCGGGATCGACGGGCCGCATGGCCCGCAATTCGCGTGGGAGGCCGAGCCCATGGCCCATCCCTATTCGCTCATCAGCCATTTCGAGGACGACACCTACATCAAGCCGGGCAAGCACGGCTTCATGATCAACCTGCGCGTCCACGATCTCGACGGCTTCGTGAAGCGGCTGAAGAAGGCGAAGGTGAAGATCCTCGACAGGGCGGACGAGGGCTATGGCAAGTTCGCCTGGATCCTCGATCCCGACGGGGTGAAGATCGAGCTGTGGGAACAGGTCGCGGACGAATTGCCCTGA
- a CDS encoding extensin family protein — MSRRRTFVSTGTLAAAALALAGCGSLVPSPGSAPAGAASGASRASTPPPIDRSSNRLASAPRGYRGGERGGGPAGCLADLGETGARFDPLPDTYAGPGCHTLDTVRLSALSGDDGLFGVSNLGPVKCETAKAFTEWARFGVDRAARQILGSPLARIETMGSYACRNVAGTARRSAHARAEAIDVSGFVLEDGRRIALLRDWSGGTAAEREFLRIVHRSACKRFGTVLGPEYNAAHRDHFHLEGTGPRFCR; from the coding sequence ATGAGTCGCAGGCGAACCTTTGTCAGCACCGGAACGCTCGCCGCAGCCGCTCTGGCGCTGGCCGGATGCGGTTCGCTCGTCCCTTCCCCCGGAAGCGCCCCGGCCGGAGCGGCGAGCGGGGCTTCACGCGCAAGCACTCCGCCGCCGATCGATCGCTCGTCGAACCGGCTCGCCTCCGCCCCGCGCGGGTATCGCGGCGGGGAGCGCGGCGGCGGCCCGGCGGGGTGCCTTGCCGATCTGGGCGAAACCGGCGCGCGCTTCGACCCCCTGCCCGACACCTATGCCGGCCCCGGCTGCCACACGCTCGACACGGTGCGCCTTTCCGCGCTGTCGGGGGATGACGGGCTGTTCGGCGTGAGCAATCTCGGCCCGGTCAAGTGCGAGACGGCCAAGGCCTTTACCGAATGGGCGCGATTCGGCGTCGATCGCGCGGCCCGCCAGATCCTCGGCAGTCCGCTCGCCCGGATCGAGACGATGGGAAGCTATGCCTGCCGCAACGTCGCCGGGACCGCCCGCCGCTCGGCCCATGCGCGGGCCGAGGCGATCGATGTTTCCGGCTTCGTGCTGGAGGACGGCCGACGGATCGCGCTGCTGCGCGACTGGAGCGGGGGCACCGCGGCGGAACGCGAATTCCTGCGGATCGTGCATCGCAGCGCCTGCAAGCGGTTCGGCACCGTGCTCGGCCCGGAATACAACGCGGCCCACCGCGACCACTTCCACCTCGAAGGCACCGGCCCGCGTTTCTGCCGCTAG
- a CDS encoding response regulator transcription factor, translated as MTRKASLHFIDSSSRHRAELARVGFSLGHHSEVYGDMSELSVHPPREGIIIARDTTEEGGVATILERLSRLGIWLPLIAVDVQPRPGRIVEAIKAGALDYLSLPLDPERFSRCLTRIEKEAEVFGAQRRRMIEARDRIASLSQREREVLDWLAEGSSNKVIARELDISPRTVEIHRANMMTKLGARHAAEAVRLKLEAKLEPKIRA; from the coding sequence ATGACACGCAAAGCCTCGCTCCACTTCATCGACTCCTCCAGCCGCCACCGCGCCGAACTGGCCCGGGTCGGGTTCTCGCTCGGCCACCATTCGGAAGTCTACGGCGACATGTCGGAACTGTCCGTCCACCCGCCGCGCGAAGGGATCATCATCGCCCGCGACACCACCGAAGAAGGCGGCGTGGCGACGATCCTCGAACGATTGAGCCGGCTCGGCATCTGGTTGCCGCTGATCGCGGTCGATGTCCAGCCTCGCCCGGGGCGCATCGTCGAGGCGATCAAGGCGGGCGCGCTCGACTACCTCTCGCTCCCGCTCGACCCCGAACGCTTCTCGCGCTGCCTCACCCGGATCGAGAAGGAGGCCGAGGTCTTCGGCGCCCAGCGCCGCCGCATGATCGAGGCGCGCGACCGGATCGCCAGCCTTTCCCAGCGCGAACGCGAGGTGCTCGACTGGCTGGCCGAGGGATCGAGCAACAAGGTGATCGCGCGCGAACTCGACATCAGCCCGCGCACGGTCGAAATCCACCGCGCGAACATGATGACCAAGCTCGGCGCGCGCCACGCCGCCGAAGCGGTGCGGCTCAAGCTGGAGGCGAAGCTCGAACCGAAGATCCGCGCCTGA
- a CDS encoding peptidase — MTYCVGMVLERGLVLMSDTRTNSGVDNISTFRKMFHWQVPGERMIAVMTAGNLATTQAVISQLEERTKEPDERDNSLIRGRTMFNVATEIGRLLRATIDEAQRSNGESGKGRFTASMILAGQIKGMQPRLFMIYPEGNFIEASWDTPFFQIGETKYGRPIILRGYERDMRFEDAVKLLMVSFDSTIKANLSVGLPLDLLVIGKDEFAPLHEYRVTSDDTFFETISSSWGAALRSALDALPSYSFDSPSGSEEGR, encoded by the coding sequence ATGACCTATTGCGTCGGCATGGTGCTCGAACGCGGGCTCGTCCTGATGAGCGACACCCGCACCAATTCGGGCGTCGACAACATCTCGACCTTCCGCAAGATGTTCCACTGGCAGGTGCCGGGTGAACGCATGATCGCGGTCATGACGGCGGGCAATCTCGCCACCACGCAGGCCGTCATCAGCCAGCTGGAGGAGCGCACCAAGGAACCCGACGAGCGCGACAACTCGCTGATCCGCGGGCGCACCATGTTCAACGTCGCGACCGAGATCGGCCGGCTGCTGCGCGCGACGATCGACGAGGCGCAGCGCAGCAACGGGGAATCGGGCAAGGGCCGCTTCACCGCATCGATGATCCTCGCCGGGCAGATCAAGGGGATGCAGCCGCGCCTCTTCATGATCTATCCCGAAGGCAATTTCATAGAGGCGAGCTGGGACACGCCGTTCTTCCAGATCGGCGAGACCAAGTATGGCCGCCCCATCATCCTGCGCGGCTATGAGCGGGACATGCGCTTCGAGGACGCGGTCAAGCTGCTGATGGTGAGCTTCGATTCGACGATCAAGGCGAACCTTTCGGTCGGCCTCCCGCTCGACCTGCTGGTGATCGGCAAGGACGAGTTCGCGCCGCTGCACGAATACCGCGTGACCAGCGACGATACCTTCTTCGAAACGATCTCGTCGAGCTGGGGCGCGGCGCTGCGCTCCGCGCTCGACGCGCTGCCGTCCTACAGTTTCGATTCGCCGAGCGGGTCCGAGGAAGGTCGGTAG
- a CDS encoding IS1380 family transposase translates to MPQTTPAGCDDSASVFSFPAVRGKKVTAAFDGGRLTSDGGVLVLAQAERMMGLCQRLAACIADPRDPARVVHRLEDILRARMFAIACGYEDADDLDALRDDPGFRLALGKLPGSGAGLASQPTMSRWENAPSTRELAKMLGIMIDIYCASYPTPPAAVTLDIDDTCDVVHGYQQLSFWNGHHGERCFLPIHVYDTATGRPVAMLLRTGKTPSGKEAAGHIRRLVRHLRRHWPDTHITIRGDGHYGRPEVMAFCEAAHVDYVFGLPTNAALRADPVIVTAADACAVRRAECQLPVLRSYAETRYGAKSWNRQRRVVARIEASTLGMDIRYVVTSLTQGSAEYIYDTLYCARGQAENLIKLHKTQLASDRTSCRSANANQMRLILHTAAYWLLWRVQQAIPKTTALAKAEFTTLRLRLLKVAARVMESATRIRVAFASACPDADLMRAIVLALKPAPT, encoded by the coding sequence ATGCCACAGACCACACCCGCCGGATGCGATGATAGCGCGTCCGTATTTTCGTTTCCAGCAGTGCGCGGCAAGAAGGTCACAGCTGCGTTTGACGGCGGCAGGCTGACCTCGGATGGCGGGGTCCTGGTGCTGGCTCAGGCCGAGCGCATGATGGGGCTCTGCCAGCGGCTTGCGGCGTGTATTGCCGATCCGCGCGATCCTGCTCGGGTGGTTCATCGGCTTGAAGATATCCTGCGCGCGCGGATGTTCGCGATCGCCTGCGGCTATGAGGATGCCGATGATCTCGACGCTCTGCGCGATGATCCGGGCTTCCGCCTTGCGCTGGGCAAGCTGCCGGGATCGGGTGCGGGGTTGGCCAGCCAACCGACGATGAGCCGCTGGGAGAATGCGCCGAGCACGCGCGAGCTGGCAAAGATGCTGGGGATCATGATCGACATCTACTGCGCCAGCTACCCCACTCCGCCGGCGGCGGTGACGCTGGATATCGATGACACCTGCGACGTCGTGCACGGCTATCAGCAACTCTCCTTCTGGAACGGACATCATGGGGAGCGCTGCTTCCTGCCGATCCATGTCTACGACACGGCAACGGGCCGGCCGGTGGCGATGCTGCTGCGCACGGGCAAGACGCCTTCTGGCAAGGAGGCGGCAGGGCATATCCGGCGTCTGGTGCGCCATCTTCGCCGCCACTGGCCTGATACCCACATCACCATCCGCGGTGACGGGCATTATGGACGGCCCGAGGTCATGGCCTTCTGCGAGGCGGCCCATGTCGATTACGTGTTCGGTCTGCCGACCAACGCCGCGCTGCGCGCTGATCCGGTTATCGTCACTGCCGCCGATGCCTGCGCGGTCCGCCGCGCCGAGTGCCAACTCCCGGTCCTGCGCAGCTATGCCGAGACCCGCTACGGCGCGAAGAGCTGGAACCGCCAGCGCCGCGTCGTCGCCAGGATCGAGGCCAGCACGCTGGGCATGGATATCCGCTATGTCGTCACATCGCTAACCCAAGGCTCGGCTGAATACATCTATGACACGCTCTACTGTGCGCGCGGGCAGGCCGAGAACTTGATCAAGCTGCACAAGACCCAGCTGGCCAGTGACCGCACCTCGTGCCGGTCGGCGAACGCCAACCAGATGCGCCTGATCCTGCACACCGCTGCCTACTGGCTGCTGTGGCGCGTTCAGCAGGCGATCCCAAAGACCACCGCTCTGGCAAAAGCCGAGTTTACGACCCTGCGCCTGCGGCTGCTCAAGGTTGCTGCCCGCGTCATGGAAAGCGCCACCCGAATCCGCGTAGCGTTCGCCTCTGCGTGCCCCGATGCCGATCTGATGCGTGCCATCGTTCTCGCGCTCAAGCCTGCGCCGACGTAG
- a CDS encoding transglutaminase family protein, whose translation MRLSIRHTTHYSFTQPVVHGLQRLRLTPKETQGQRIVEWEMEYDNAHPELHYDDQNFNHVTLVGVEPGANAVTVTCHGTVETKDHAGVIGHHAGHLPLWSFMGQTPLTRPGPKVRALLRDLPSPGEDGKVPFLHALSNRIREDIAYQAGATTVMTTAEEAAAHGYGVCQDHAHIFIGAARAADIPARYVSGYLMMNDRIQQDATHAWAEAHVEGLGWVGFDISNGISPDPRYVRVATGRDYRDAAPVTGISFGSTEELLTVSVAVEQQKQDEQ comes from the coding sequence ATGCGTCTCTCGATCCGGCACACGACCCATTATTCCTTTACCCAGCCGGTGGTGCACGGCCTCCAGCGGCTGCGCCTCACGCCCAAGGAGACCCAGGGCCAGCGGATCGTCGAATGGGAGATGGAATACGACAACGCCCATCCCGAACTCCATTACGACGACCAGAACTTCAACCACGTCACCCTGGTCGGGGTCGAACCGGGGGCGAACGCGGTCACTGTGACCTGCCACGGGACGGTGGAGACCAAGGACCATGCCGGGGTGATCGGGCACCATGCCGGGCACCTGCCGCTGTGGAGCTTCATGGGCCAGACGCCGCTCACGCGGCCGGGGCCCAAGGTGCGCGCTCTGCTGCGCGACCTGCCCTCCCCGGGCGAGGACGGGAAGGTGCCCTTCCTCCACGCCCTGTCGAACCGCATCCGCGAGGACATCGCCTACCAGGCCGGCGCGACCACGGTCATGACCACCGCCGAGGAAGCCGCCGCGCACGGCTATGGCGTGTGCCAGGATCACGCGCACATCTTCATCGGCGCGGCCCGCGCGGCGGATATCCCGGCGCGCTATGTCAGCGGCTACCTGATGATGAACGACCGGATCCAGCAGGACGCCACCCACGCCTGGGCGGAGGCCCATGTCGAGGGGCTGGGCTGGGTCGGTTTCGACATCTCGAACGGGATCAGCCCCGATCCGCGCTATGTCCGCGTCGCCACGGGGCGCGACTACCGCGACGCCGCGCCGGTCACGGGGATCAGCTTCGGATCGACCGAGGAACTCCTCACCGTCAGCGTCGCGGTCGAACAGCAGAAGCAGGACGAACAATAG
- a CDS encoding alpha-E domain-containing protein: MLGRMANASFWMFRYLERSENTARLIEAALRMALTKDLATAEEEWRSVIATLGLTALYEAEHDGYDGPRVWNFVLRDRANPASVRAMFAAVRNNARAARTCISSEVWEAVNESWMELDRLLARPVGQGALGEVMLVIRRAGAQVHGAVDGSMLRSEGFHFARAGTFIERGESTARILDMKYFLLLPSLSYVGSSLDSSQWDQVLRSVAGARAYSWLNAGNIDARGIVEFLVLDERFPRSLAFCRMALKRTLGALARMHGREGTCDALMAEAEARIGALSVDDVFERGLHEFLVDYIARNAAIAEAIVDDYRFLA, encoded by the coding sequence ATGCTGGGCCGGATGGCGAATGCCTCTTTCTGGATGTTCCGCTATCTCGAGCGGTCGGAAAACACCGCGCGCCTGATCGAGGCCGCGCTGCGGATGGCGCTGACGAAGGACCTCGCCACCGCAGAGGAGGAATGGCGCTCGGTCATCGCGACGCTCGGCCTCACCGCGCTCTACGAGGCGGAGCATGACGGCTATGACGGGCCGCGGGTGTGGAACTTCGTCCTGCGCGACCGGGCCAATCCGGCGAGCGTCAGGGCGATGTTCGCCGCGGTCCGCAACAATGCGCGCGCGGCGCGGACCTGCATCTCGAGCGAGGTGTGGGAGGCGGTGAACGAAAGCTGGATGGAGCTCGACCGGCTGCTCGCCCGGCCCGTCGGCCAGGGCGCGCTGGGCGAGGTCATGCTGGTGATCCGCCGCGCGGGCGCGCAGGTCCACGGCGCGGTCGACGGCTCGATGCTGCGGAGCGAGGGTTTCCACTTCGCGCGCGCGGGCACCTTCATCGAGCGCGGCGAATCGACCGCGCGCATCCTCGACATGAAGTATTTCCTGCTCCTGCCCTCGCTTTCCTATGTCGGGTCGAGCCTGGATTCGAGCCAGTGGGACCAGGTCCTGCGTTCGGTCGCGGGCGCGCGCGCCTACAGCTGGCTCAATGCCGGGAACATCGACGCGCGCGGGATCGTCGAATTCCTCGTCCTCGACGAACGCTTCCCGCGCAGTCTCGCCTTCTGCCGCATGGCTCTCAAACGCACGCTCGGCGCGCTCGCCAGGATGCACGGGCGCGAAGGGACCTGCGACGCGCTGATGGCCGAGGCCGAAGCGCGGATCGGGGCGCTGAGCGTCGACGACGTGTTCGAACGCGGCCTGCACGAGTTCCTCGTCGACTACATCGCCCGCAACGCCGCGATCGCCGAGGCGATCGTCGACGACTACCGCTTTCTCGCCTAG
- a CDS encoding circularly permuted type 2 ATP-grasp protein, protein MKASPPQESVGFDEMHDAAGNTREAYRDYCDWYEGQEQASLRRKDKEADDTFRRTGITFNVYGEDEAEERLIPFDIVPRIITAAEWRRLSRGIEQRVRALNSFLYDLYHRQEILRAGRVPEALFRHNDAWLANMVGFTPPGGIYTHIVGIDLVRTGPDEFFVLEDNARTPSGVSYMLENRETMMAMFPDLFSRVPVEAVSDYPRRLARSLAACAPAGQASGEGGKPTVAVLTPGIFNSAYFEHAFLADQMGAELVEGSDLRVVEGRVQMRTTRGYKPIDVLYRRVDDDYLDPLSFNPDSVLGVPGIMDVYRAGGITIANAPGTGICDDKAIYSFMPDIVEFYTGEKPLLPNVRTWRCADRDSLAYVVDNLADLVVKEVHGSGGYGMLIGPTATKKEIARFRRKLEAAPENYIAQPTLSLSTCPIYTSKGLAPRHVDLRPFVLVSPNGIEITPGGLTRVALKKGSLVVNSSQGGGTKDTWVLKD, encoded by the coding sequence ATGAAGGCCAGTCCGCCGCAAGAATCCGTCGGTTTCGACGAGATGCACGATGCCGCGGGCAACACGCGCGAAGCCTACCGGGACTATTGCGACTGGTACGAAGGTCAGGAGCAGGCCTCGCTCCGGCGCAAGGACAAGGAGGCGGACGATACCTTCCGCCGCACGGGCATCACCTTCAACGTCTATGGCGAGGACGAGGCCGAGGAGCGGCTGATCCCCTTCGACATCGTCCCCCGGATCATCACCGCGGCCGAATGGCGGCGGCTCTCCCGCGGGATCGAGCAGCGGGTGCGGGCGCTCAATTCCTTCCTCTACGACCTCTATCACCGCCAGGAGATCCTGCGCGCGGGGCGCGTGCCCGAAGCGCTCTTTCGCCACAACGACGCGTGGCTCGCCAACATGGTGGGCTTCACCCCGCCGGGCGGGATCTACACCCATATCGTCGGCATCGATCTCGTCCGCACCGGCCCGGACGAGTTCTTCGTGCTCGAGGACAATGCGCGGACGCCCTCGGGCGTCTCCTACATGCTCGAAAACCGCGAGACGATGATGGCAATGTTCCCGGACCTGTTCAGCCGGGTGCCGGTGGAGGCCGTTTCCGACTATCCGCGCCGCCTCGCCCGCAGCCTCGCCGCCTGCGCGCCCGCAGGGCAGGCCAGCGGGGAAGGCGGCAAGCCCACGGTCGCGGTGCTGACGCCGGGCATCTTCAACTCGGCCTATTTCGAACACGCCTTCCTCGCCGACCAGATGGGCGCCGAACTGGTCGAGGGGAGCGACCTGCGCGTGGTCGAGGGCAGGGTGCAGATGCGCACGACCCGCGGCTACAAGCCGATCGACGTGCTCTATCGCCGCGTCGACGACGACTATCTCGATCCACTCAGCTTCAATCCCGACAGCGTGCTGGGCGTGCCGGGCATCATGGACGTCTACCGCGCCGGCGGCATCACCATCGCCAATGCGCCTGGCACCGGCATCTGCGACGACAAGGCGATCTATTCCTTCATGCCCGACATCGTCGAATTCTACACCGGCGAGAAACCGCTCCTGCCCAATGTCCGGACCTGGCGCTGCGCCGACCGCGACAGCCTCGCCTATGTCGTCGACAACCTCGCCGACCTGGTGGTGAAGGAGGTTCACGGTTCGGGCGGCTACGGGATGCTGATCGGCCCGACCGCGACGAAGAAGGAAATCGCCCGGTTCCGCCGCAAGCTCGAGGCCGCGCCGGAGAACTACATCGCCCAGCCCACGCTCTCGCTTTCGACCTGCCCGATCTACACCAGCAAGGGCCTCGCCCCGCGCCACGTGGACCTGAGGCCCTTCGTGCTCGTCAGCCCGAACGGGATCGAGATCACGCCCGGCGGGCTCACCCGCGTCGCGCTCAAGAAGGGTTCCCTGGTGGTCAATTCCTCGCAAGGGGGCGGGACCAAGGACACGTGGGTCCTGAAAGACTGA
- a CDS encoding triacylglycerol lipase, with amino-acid sequence MTSNAILEGLGKLASRVTGEGEKRRAEREWRQALSESELARRIALAREECPEEEHGKPPLVRLLGEFDFLAEPVRRMFRKIPVEPCNRPRTVMILPGFATQPRRMRYMAQHIERAGHTAKRWGLGFNWGPNETKFAKLEERLLDLHERAGEPVVLLGWSLGGLFARELAKRHPHAVAKVITMGSPFSGSPRANNMWRVYQFITGHRVDQPPIDVDLGTKPPCETVAIWSPNDGAIAPRSAAGYPGERDRAIALRCTHMGYTYSPEAIRAVLAELRRCPD; translated from the coding sequence ATGACATCGAACGCGATACTTGAAGGGCTCGGGAAACTTGCGTCGCGCGTCACGGGAGAGGGCGAGAAGCGCCGGGCCGAGCGTGAATGGCGGCAGGCCCTTTCCGAAAGCGAGCTCGCGCGGCGCATCGCGCTCGCGCGGGAGGAATGCCCGGAAGAGGAGCACGGCAAGCCGCCGCTCGTGCGGCTTCTGGGCGAATTTGATTTCCTCGCCGAACCGGTTCGCAGGATGTTCCGCAAAATCCCGGTCGAGCCCTGCAACCGGCCGCGCACGGTGATGATCCTGCCCGGTTTCGCAACCCAGCCGCGGCGGATGCGCTACATGGCGCAGCATATCGAACGGGCCGGGCACACGGCGAAGCGCTGGGGGCTCGGCTTCAACTGGGGCCCGAACGAGACGAAGTTCGCGAAGCTGGAGGAGCGCCTGCTCGATCTCCACGAACGCGCGGGCGAACCTGTCGTGCTGCTCGGCTGGAGCCTCGGCGGGCTGTTCGCGCGCGAGCTGGCCAAGCGCCATCCGCACGCCGTCGCCAAGGTCATCACCATGGGTTCGCCCTTTTCCGGATCCCCGCGGGCCAACAACATGTGGCGCGTCTACCAGTTCATCACCGGCCACCGGGTGGACCAGCCGCCGATCGACGTCGATCTCGGGACCAAGCCGCCGTGCGAGACGGTCGCCATCTGGAGCCCCAATGACGGCGCGATCGCGCCGCGCAGCGCGGCCGGCTATCCGGGCGAGCGCGACCGCGCGATCGCGCTGCGCTGCACGCACATGGGCTATACATATTCGCCCGAAGCGATCCGCGCTGTCCTCGCCGAACTGAGGCGCTGCCCCGACTGA
- a CDS encoding DUF3617 domain-containing protein, giving the protein MIRAGLAAAACALLAACGGANEEAGEPASEADDGGAISSEEVLERARAGTVRPLPGLYRSEVELVDVDIPGAPPEATEMMRGQMAQSNEFCLTEEDVEEGYRRMASEPQGDNCSFTKFDVDGGEIDAAMTCSDPDGGSMNITMQGTGGETSSEFMMRMAGNFGGSGEGSMTMKQSSERIGDCPED; this is encoded by the coding sequence ATGATAAGAGCGGGGCTTGCAGCCGCGGCGTGCGCGCTGCTCGCGGCATGCGGCGGAGCGAACGAGGAGGCCGGCGAGCCCGCTTCCGAAGCGGATGACGGGGGCGCGATCAGCTCGGAGGAGGTGCTCGAACGCGCCCGCGCGGGAACGGTGCGGCCACTGCCTGGCCTCTATCGCTCCGAGGTCGAACTGGTCGATGTCGACATTCCCGGCGCGCCCCCGGAAGCGACCGAGATGATGCGCGGGCAGATGGCGCAGTCGAACGAATTCTGCCTCACCGAAGAGGACGTCGAGGAAGGCTACCGCCGCATGGCGAGCGAGCCGCAGGGCGACAACTGCAGCTTCACGAAGTTCGATGTGGACGGCGGGGAGATCGACGCCGCGATGACCTGCAGCGACCCGGACGGCGGGTCGATGAACATCACGATGCAGGGCACGGGCGGCGAGACGAGTTCCGAATTCATGATGCGGATGGCGGGCAATTTCGGCGGCTCGGGCGAGGGTTCGATGACCATGAAGCAGTCGAGCGAGCGCATCGGGGATTGCCCCGAGGACTGA
- a CDS encoding DUF3617 domain-containing protein, producing the protein MKFGSLAIATGGLWLAAALTLPDALSAQLEPGEMRPETGKYSADITVQSVDIPGAPPQMAGMMTKMMSRQTTYCLTEEDVEEGYRAITRRSQGKGAEDCTYDRYSMKDGELDAQMTCRMDGRTMTMTMEGTGTPTSSDIAMTMNGDMGMGPGTIRMRVLHKRLGPC; encoded by the coding sequence ATGAAATTTGGCAGCCTTGCGATTGCAACTGGCGGACTCTGGCTCGCCGCGGCGCTCACCCTGCCCGATGCGCTGTCGGCGCAGCTCGAGCCTGGCGAGATGCGCCCCGAGACGGGCAAGTACAGCGCCGACATCACCGTCCAGTCGGTCGACATTCCCGGCGCGCCGCCGCAGATGGCGGGGATGATGACGAAGATGATGAGCCGGCAGACGACCTATTGCCTGACCGAGGAGGATGTCGAGGAAGGCTATCGCGCCATCACGCGCCGGTCGCAGGGCAAGGGCGCCGAGGATTGCACCTATGACCGATACAGCATGAAGGACGGCGAACTCGACGCGCAGATGACCTGCCGGATGGACGGGCGGACCATGACGATGACCATGGAGGGCACGGGCACGCCGACCTCTTCGGACATCGCGATGACGATGAACGGTGACATGGGCATGGGCCCGGGAACGATCCGGATGCGCGTGCTCCACAAGCGACTTGGCCCGTGTTGA